CAAAATCATCACGCATTGAGTCGTGGGATTCGCCCATTAGTACACCTAATTTTTGCATATCGTTGGCTTTCAAGGCTTCAACTGCTTCTAGTACACGATGATTTTCGCTGATAACGTGTTTTGCACGTTTGTAGGCTAATTCATTAAGCTGTTGTAACTCTGCCGCGCGCTCAATAAATTGTTCAGGGCTAACATCTCTTAAGGCTTTAACGCCAAAGAATTGTGCCGCAAATTCACACTCTTGACGGCGACTGTTATATTCCCCTGTAACTAAATCGTGTTTGACGTTAGAGTTAATGATCGCAATGGAATAGCCTTGTGGAACAGGGGTTGGGCTAATGTCTAAACTACGACAGTCGATCATCACAAGGTGATCTTTTTGTCCTAATGCTGAAGTAAGCTGATCCATATTGCCACAATTTGCACCGACAAATTTATTCTCGGCACGTTGTCCGATTAGGGCGATCTCCGCTAGACTAATCGGTAAATTACCTAACACTTGACAGGTTTTACCGATAGAAATTTCAAGAGCAGCGGACGAACTTAGCCCTGAAGACATCGGCACATCACTGGTCATTGCAATATCTGCCCCTTGAATAAATTCAGGGCAACGCTCTTGAATATATTTCACCACGCCACGCACATAGTTTTTCCATTTATCTTCACTTTGTGGAATTTCTTTTTTAATATCAAAGGCATCGGTTTCGTTAATATCAATCGCATAGACACGCCAAATGGAGTCGTCACGTTTAGCAAAACTCACTGCCATACCGTAATTGATCGCACAAGGCATCACGAAGCCATCGTTATAATCGGTATGTTCACCGATAATATTCACACGACCTGGGGCAAAAACGGTTTGTTGTGACGAATAACCAAAATGTTGTTCAAATTGAGTTTGAGAGAGTTGGATTGGACTCATTGTTATCTTCCTTTTCACTATTTTTATTTCCCTCCCTCGCTTGCGGGGAGGGTTAGGGTGGGGGGAAATTAAAGTATTTATCTTTGTTTATAATGAACATCTTCACTCACCGCTCTTAATTTTTCAGCGGCTTGCTCTGGGGTTAAATCCCGTTGGGCTTCAGCTAACATCTCATAGCCGACCATAAATTTCCGCACCGTTGCCGAACGTAATAGCGGCGGATAGAAATAAGCGTGAAGTTGCCAATGTTCAATATCTTGCCCATCTTTAAAGAACGGAGCAAAATGCCAGCCCATTGAATAAGGGAAAGCACATTCAAACAGATTATCATAACGGCAAGTGAGCTTTTTAATCGCAAGGGCTAAGTCATCTTTTTCCGCTTCGCTCAATTCACTCATTCGTTTGATATGACGCTTTGGCATCAAAATGGTTTCATAAGGCCACGCCGCCCAATACGGCACAACAGCAAGCCAATGTTCTGTTTCTGTAACGGTTCGTGTGCCATCTTTTAGTTCCGCTTGAGCATAATCGACCAATAAATTTGAGCCGTATTGTTCATAGTAACGACGTAAATTTTTATCCTTAGTTGCAATTTCATTCGGTAAAAACGAGTTGGCCCAAATTTGCCCGTGTGGGTGTGGTTGTGAGCAACCCATCATCGCCCCTTTATTTTCAAAGGCTTGAACCCACAGATAATCTTTGCCTAGCTCTTCTAATTGAGCATTCCAAGTATCAACTACACCACGAATTTTTTCCACAGGTAATTCGGGGAGCGTTTTACTATGATCAGGCGAAAAACAAATCACCCTAGCTAAACCACGTACCCCTTGAATTTTAAATAACGGATTGTCAGATGGCGGAGCATCTGGCGTATCTTGCATCAAAGCGGCAAAATCGTTGGCAAATACATAAGTGCCTTGATAATCAGGGTTTACATCGCCTGAAACACGGGTATTCGTCGGACAGAGA
Above is a genomic segment from Actinobacillus indolicus containing:
- the galK gene encoding galactokinase — protein: MSPIQLSQTQFEQHFGYSSQQTVFAPGRVNIIGEHTDYNDGFVMPCAINYGMAVSFAKRDDSIWRVYAIDINETDAFDIKKEIPQSEDKWKNYVRGVVKYIQERCPEFIQGADIAMTSDVPMSSGLSSSAALEISIGKTCQVLGNLPISLAEIALIGQRAENKFVGANCGNMDQLTSALGQKDHLVMIDCRSLDISPTPVPQGYSIAIINSNVKHDLVTGEYNSRRQECEFAAQFFGVKALRDVSPEQFIERAAELQQLNELAYKRAKHVISENHRVLEAVEALKANDMQKLGVLMGESHDSMRDDFEITIPEIDYLVELAQVAIGKNGGARMTGGGFGGCIICLVPNEKVEALRKLIAENYQKQTGIQETFYVCTASDGVRVV
- a CDS encoding UDP-glucose--hexose-1-phosphate uridylyltransferase yields the protein MSQKFELNDHPHRRYNPLKDEWILVSPHRAKRPWSGQVDKAAVEQLPSYDEKCFLCPTNTRVSGDVNPDYQGTYVFANDFAALMQDTPDAPPSDNPLFKIQGVRGLARVICFSPDHSKTLPELPVEKIRGVVDTWNAQLEELGKDYLWVQAFENKGAMMGCSQPHPHGQIWANSFLPNEIATKDKNLRRYYEQYGSNLLVDYAQAELKDGTRTVTETEHWLAVVPYWAAWPYETILMPKRHIKRMSELSEAEKDDLALAIKKLTCRYDNLFECAFPYSMGWHFAPFFKDGQDIEHWQLHAYFYPPLLRSATVRKFMVGYEMLAEAQRDLTPEQAAEKLRAVSEDVHYKQR